In a single window of the Metopolophium dirhodum isolate CAU chromosome 2, ASM1992520v1, whole genome shotgun sequence genome:
- the LOC132938443 gene encoding splicing factor U2AF 50 kDa subunit-like: MGEDKERERDRGERGERDKERDKERGERRRRSRSRDRERHRRHRSRSREGRKRSRSKSPKNKSRRRKPSLYWDVPPPGFEHIAPLQYKAMQAAGQIPANTMPDTPQTAVPVVGSTITRQARRLYVGNIPFGVTEDEMMEFFNQQMHLSGLAQAAGNPVLACQINLDKNFAFLEFRSIDETTQAMAFDGINFKGQSLKIRRPHDYQPTPGMTESNPVTNYNSGMTLDMMKYDSSSFGLGTVPDSPHKIFIGGLPAYLNDEQVKELLTSFGQLKAFNLVKDAATGLSKGYAFCEYADVVMTDQAIAGLNGMQLGEKKLIVQRASIGAKNPGLGQVPVTIQVPGLTVVGTAGPPTEVLCLLNMVTPDELKDEEEYEDILEDIREECNKYGVVRSLEIPRPIEGIDVPGCGKVFIEFNAIVDCQKAQQALAGRKFNNRVVVTSFMEPDKYHRREF; this comes from the exons ATGGGTGAAGATAAAG AAAGAGAACGAGACAGGGGAGAAAGAGGAGAACGTGATAAAGAGCGTGATAAAGAACGTGGTGAAAGACGGCGGCGTTCAAGATCTAGAGACCGTGAACGACATCGCAGACATCGATCAAGGAGTCGCGAAGGACGTAAACGTAGTAGATCTAAGTCGCCTAAAAATAAGTCTAGACGTAGAAAGCCATCTCTCTATTGGGATGTTCCACCACCAGGTTTTGAACATATTGCACCTCTTCAATATAAAGCCATGCAAg CTGCTGGACAAATTCCTGCAAATACAATGCCAGATACTCCTCAAACAGCTGTCCCTGTCGTTGGATCTACAATTACACGCCAAGCAAGAAGATTGTATGTTGGAAACATACCATTTGGTGTAACTGAG gatGAAATGATGGAGTTCTTCAATCAGCAAATGCATTTGTCTGGATTAGCTCAAGCTGCTGGCAATCCGGTGCTTGCATgtcaaattaatttagataaaaattttgcatttttggag TTTAGGTCTATTGATGAAACTACTCAAGCAATGGCTTTTGATGGTATTAATTTCAAAGGTCAGAGCTTAAAAATAAGACGTCCACATGATTATCAGCCAACACCTGGAATGACCGAGAGTAATCCAGTTACAAACTATAATTCTGGAATGACATTAGACATGA tgaAATATGATTCCAGTTCATTTGGTCTTGGAACGGTTCCAG aTTCAccacacaaaatatttatcggAGGATTACCAGCATACCTTAATGATGAGCAG GTGAAAGAATTACTTACATCATTTGGTCAGTTAAAAGCATTCAATCTGGTCAAGGACGCTGCCACTGGTTTAAGTAAAGGATATGCATTCTGCGAGTATGCTGATGTAGTGATGACTGAtcag GCCATTGCTGGTTTGAATGGTATGCAATTAGGAGAAAAGAAATTAATTGTACAGAGGGCCAGTATTGGGGCCAAGAATCCTGGGCTTGGTCAAGTACCTGTCACGATTCAAGTCCCTGGACTTACAGTTGTTGGAACTGCAGGACCTCCAACtgag GTTTTATGTTTACTGAATATGGTAACTCCTGATGAACTAAAAGATGAAGAAGAATATGAAGATATTCTAGAAGATATTCGTGAAGAGTGTAATAAATATGGCGTTGTTCGGTCACTAGAAATTCCACGACCTATTGAAGGAATTGATGTGCCTGGCTGcggaaaa GTGTTTATAGAGTTCAATGCTATTGTTGACTGTCAAAAAGCACAACAAGCATTGGCAGGCCGAAAGTTCAACAACAGAGTTGTGGTTACTTCTTTCATGGAACCAGATAAATATCATAGACGAgaattttaa
- the LOC132938605 gene encoding mucin-2-like yields the protein MVGSMSRIIVLVCMIYYSTCEVTSRESRANSSPTEGTFNCKSEGFHLDPSDCTSFYRCVNFGAGTYYTKFKFQCSPGTVFDPENSVCVHPSFSNREECKNVQFSNPEPEPSPEESNSWNPPPNSAPNQPNTNKPNNPGYGSTAPEYLSQPASNYDYGRPQTGYKPTQTEYVQPPSYQPPPYIPPQPSSPTSNYKPQQSGYVESQPPSYNQPPQSGYIPTSSQMSQKPNYNQPPQSGYVQSSSPPAQQFNYNQPPQSSYNPPNQQSSYNQPPQSGYIPPSQQPSNNQPPQYNYVQPVVSTSQPNYYQPSQPNYNQPQSTYAPPVQPEDGYNQQSSSESPENEVDNELPDQPEDTSSSGPNCVSEGFHPYNEGCSKKFIRCVDKGDGTFTKYEFDCGEGTLWDDSQQTCNHANLVNCGTTTAATPSTIQSDSTVVQQITTANIWSTSVTSNSSMMSSSSSSSSSSSSSQFSTSAVTAGQATGGFNQQSSSQGASSTTAAMNQGSSQGESSSTNQQTTSAAANQQTTSAAANQQTTSAAANQQTTSAAANQQTTSAAANQQTTSAAANQQTTSAAANQQTTSAAANQQTTSAGANQQTTSAGSNQQTTSAGSNQQTTGAGSNQQTTGFGSNQQTTSEGSNQQTTGFGSNQQTSSFGSNQQTTGGGSNQQINNSGNKPTSPMSSTLKPTTPIYTTKKPPVSTTPKPTTYKPTTSTPTTPKPTTSKPTTSQPTTVKPTTPRPTTPKPTTSQPTTQKPTTSKPTTYKPTTQKPIISSTTQKVTTTTLSVSTLPTTTTQRATTITTKKPTQYTSTPKPTTQSTSKPTVTTTIKPVNSKPTTVASTNKPSYQSSTTIKPTSQQSTKNPPTTPVTTSSSTNHQTQPPTSTDTCTTEGFFPDSKDCNKFYRCVGNGKGFTKYNFNCGPGTVWDHVNNVCNHPWAVDRDCSSSGSSATTESTEPTVSSSSENPISSQPSNPETSPALPTSPSPQTSVSSQTTQTQTSTSTSSQQTFSTTSQTVISSNNSTAPCNTSPKPPSKIVCNGSGFFPHPDDCKKFYRCVDWDGDKGERFSVYHFDCPEGTIFDPSLNVCNHEASVYPPRDCSGSSTPQIHGTSTPATEVTTTTEASTIVTTDGQIETTGPSETNEPEVKPTSSIPETESTTSSQPETYPPTTNPTGTDPITSSPTETTTSQIETNPPTTNPTETNQSTTSETEPYSPTTSPTETNPPTTNPSETNPPTTSPSETNPPTTSPSETNPPTTNPSETNPPTTSQTETTDSETNQPTTETLPATTTSPETSNSTDNCPTLDPDQVSLVCPTGFRRHPKNCNLFYQCTIAANNDIKVLVLACSNGTFYDQKRTQCLPPDESESCPSIDVRRLEPLEEILPTVQIQPYRQLCPSEGTFGSPTDCQTFVKCSRDARGILNGQMFQCPEGQSFWDKSKKCEKNRKIPMCNKLGPKSNWQTSLAPVLAD from the exons ATGGTGGGTTCGATGAGCCGAATCATCGTCTTAGTGTGCATGATTTACTATTCTACCTGTG AAGTAACTAGCAGAGAATCGAGAGCTAATTCAAGTCCCACAGAAGGAACATTTAATTGTAAATCAGAAGGATTTCATCTAGACCCGTCTGACTGTACGTCATTTTACAGATGTGTTAACTTTGGTGCTGGCACATACTACACTAAGTTTAAATTTCAATGTTCTCCTGGAACTGTTTTTGATCCAGAAAACTCTGTATGCGTACATCCTTCTTTTTCTAATAGAGAAgaatgtaaaaatgtacaatttagtaATCCCGAGCCAGAACCTAGCCCAGAAGAATCTAATTCATGGAATCCACCACCTAACAGTGCTCCAAATCAACCAAACACCAATAAACCAAATAACCCAGGTTATGGTTCAACCGCTCCCGAATATTTAAGTCAGCCAGCTTCAAACTATGATTATGGGCGCCCACAGACAGGTTATAAGCCAACACAAACTGAATACGTTCAACCACCAAGTTACCAACCTCCCCCATACATACCACCACAACCAAGCTCGCCAACAAGTAATTATAAACCCCAACAGTCAGGATATGTAGAATCTCAACCACCAAGTTACAATCAGCCACCGCAATCTGGTTACATTCCAACTTCGTCGCAAATGTCTCAAAAACCAAATTATAACCAACCTCCGCAATCTGGTTACGTACAATCATCATCGCCACCGGCACAACAGTTCAATTATAATCAACCACCACAATCTAGTTACAACCCACCTAATCAACAATCTAGCTATAATCAACCACCTCAGTCTGGTTATATACCACCAAGTCAACAACCAAGTAATAATCAACCACCGCAATACAATTATGTGCAGCCTGTAGTATCAACGTCGCAGCCAAATTATTATCAACCCTCGCAACCAAATTACAATCAACCGCAATCTACTTACGCACCTCCTGTTCAACCAGAAGATGGCTACAATCAGCAATCATCGTCAGAAAGTCCTGAAAATGAAGTAGATAATGAATTACCTGATCAACCAGAAGATACTAGTTCTAGTGGACCAAATTGTGTGTCAGAAGGATTCCATCCATACAATGAAGGTTGTAGTAAAAAATTCATAAGATGCGTCGATAAAGGTGATGGAACTTTCACCAAATATGAATTTGACTGTGGTGAAGGAACTTTATGGGATGATAGTCAACAAACATGCAATCATGCTAATCTAGTAAATTGTGGAACCACGACAGCAGCAACACCTTCCACAATACAATCAGATTCTACCGTAGTGCAACAAATAACTACAGCCAACATATGGTCTACTTCAGTGACATCTAATTCATCTATGATGTCAAGCTCGAGTTCAAGTTCTAGTAGTTCTTCTAGTAGCCAGTTTTCAACTTCAGCTGTTACTGCTGGTCAAGCAACTGGAGGATTTAACCAACAATCTTCATCACAAGGTGCTTCTTCAACAACAGCTGCTATGAATCAAGGTTCAAGCCAGGGTGAAAGTTCTAGTACAAACCAACAAACAACTAGTGCTGCAGCTAATCAACAAACAACTAGTGCCGCAGCTAACCAACAAACAACCAGTGCCGCAGCTAATCAACAAACAACTAGTGCCGCAGCTAATCAACAAACAACTAGTGCCGCAGCTAATCAACAAACAACTAGTGCAGCAGCTAATCAACAAACAACTAGTGCAGCAGCTAATCAACAAACAACTAGTGCCGCAGCTAATCAACAAACAACTAGTGCCGGAGCCAACCAACAGACAACTAGTGCTGGTTCCAACCAACAGACAACTAGTGCTGGTTCTAACCAACAGACAACAGGTGCCGGATCTAACCAACAGACAACTGGTTTTGGATCAAATCAACAGACAACAAGCGAAGGATCAAATCAACAGACAACTGGTTTTGGATCAAATCAACAGACATCTAGTTTTGGATCAAATCAACAGACAACTGGTGGTGGATCTAATCAGCAAATAAATAATTCTGGAAATAAACCAACTTCACCAATGTCATCGACATTAAAACCAACAACGcctatttatacaacaaaaaaaccacCAGTATCAACGACTCCGAAACCTACTACTTATAAACCAACCACTTCAACACCAACAACTCCAAAACCGACAACTTCAAAACCAACCACTTCACAGCCGACAACTGTAAAGCCAACCACTCCACGACCGACAACTCCAAAACCAACCACTTCACAACCGACAACTCAAAAACCAACCACTTCAAAACCAACCACATATAAACCAACCactcaaaaaccaattatttcaaGTACCACACAAAAAGTCACAACGACTACTCTGTCAGTATCTACTTTACCAACTACTACTACACAAAGAGCCACTACAATAACTACTAAAAAACCAACGCAATACACTTCAACTCCTAAACCAACCACTCAATCAACTTCAAAACCAACTGTTACAACAACCATTAAACCTGTGAATTCAAAACCAACAACGGTTGCTTCCACAAACAAACCATCATACCAATCATCAACAACTATTAAACCGACAAGTCAGCAATCTACGAAAAATCCACCTACTACACCTGTTACCACATCATCATCAACAAATCATCAAACACAACCACCTACATCAACAGACACTTGTACTACAGAAGGATTTTTCCCAGATTCTAAAGATTGTAACAAATTTTATAGATGTGTTGGTAATGGAAAAGGATTTACTAAGTATAACTTTAACTGTGGGCCAGGAACTGTTTGGGATCatgttaataatgtatgtaatcATCCATGGGCAGTGGATAGAGATTGTTCTTCATCGGGTTCATCGGCTACAACTGAATCAACAGAACCAACTGTATCTAGTAGTTCTGAAAATCCAATATCAAGTCAACCTAGTAACCCAGAAACATCCCCGGCATTGCCTACCAGTCCTTCCCCCCAGACATCAGTAAGTAGTCAAACTACTCAAACCCAAACTTCAACATCTACTTCTAGCCAACAAACATTTTCAACCACAAGTCAAACAGTTATATCCTCCAATAATTCGACTGCCCCTTGTAATACTTCACCAAAGCCACCTAGTAAAATAGTGTGTAATGGAAGCGGATTTTTCCCTCATCCAGACGATTGTAAAAAGTTCTATAGATGTGTCGATTGGGACGGTGATAAAGGTGAACGATTTTCTGTGTACCACTTCGACTGCCCCGAGGGGACTATTTTTGATCCTAGCTTAAACGTATGTAATCATGAAGCTTCTGTATACCCTCCCAGAGATTGTTCTGGATCAAGCACTCCGCAAATCCATGGAACTAGTACTCCTGCTACTGAAGTAACTACTACCACTGAAGCAAGTACTATAGTAACAACTGATGGTCAAATTGAAACTACAGGACCTTCTGAAACGAATGAACCAGAAGTGAAACCAACTTCAAGTATACCTGAAACAGAATCTACTACATCTAGTCAACCAGAAACTTATCCACCAACAACTAATCCAACAGGGACTGATCCAATAACGTCTAGTCCAACTGAAACAACGACTAGTCAAATAGAAACAAATCCACCTACAACAAATCCAACGGAAACAAATCAATCCACGACTAGTGAGACAGAACCTTATTCACCAACGACGAGTCCAACAGAAACAAATCCTCCAACGACTAATCCATCGGAAACAAATCCACCAACGACAAGTCCGTCCGAAACCAATCCACCAACTACAAGTCCATCAGAAACAAATCCACCGACGACTAATCCATCAGAAACAAATCCACCTACAACAAGTCAAACAGAAACAACAGATTCTGAAACAAATCAACCGACGACAGAAACATTACCTGCCACAACAACTTCACCAGAAACTTCAAACTCTACAGACAATTGTCCCACTTTGGATCCTGATCAAGTTTCATTAGTGTGTCCAACTGGTTTTAGAAGACATCCAAAAAATTGTAACCTATTTTATCAATGTACAATAGCAGCTAATAATGACATAAAGGTATTGGTCCTCGCGTGTTCAAATGGTACGTTCTATGACCAAAAAAGAACTCAATGTTTACCACCAGATGAATCTGAATCATGTCCATCAATTGATGTACGCCGGTTAGAACCACTTGAAGAAATACTACCAACT GTCCAGATTCAACCTTACCGGCAGTTATGTCCATCAGAAGGAACGTTTGGTTCTCCAACTGATTGTCAAACTTTTGTAAAATGTAGTAGAGATGCTAGAGGAATTCTcaatg gtCAAATGTTTCAATGTCCCGAAGGACAGAGCTTTTGGGATAAATCTAAGAAATGTGAGAAAAATAGGAAAATTCCCATGTGTAATAAACTCGGTCCTAAATCAAATTGGCAAACGAGTCTAGCCCCTGTACTTGCTGAttaa